CGACGCGGCCGAGGCGCTGGAGAAACGGGTCGACGACATGGCCGCGCGGGACGACGCGTCCCGGCGGTTCGTGGCGGACATGAGCCATGAGCTGCGGACGCCGCTCACCGCGATCACCGCCGTGACGGAGATCCTGGAGGAGGAGCTGGAGGCGGAGTCGGGGTCGATGGACCCGATGATCGAGCCCGCGGTGCGGCTGGTCGTCAGCGAGACGCGACGCCTCAACGACCTCGTCGAGAACCTCATGGAGGTCACCCGCTTCGACGCGGGCACCGCCCGTCTGGTCCTCGACGACGTCGACGTGGCCGACCAGATCACCGCCTGTATCGACGCCCGGGCCTGGCTGGACGCGGTCGACCTGGACGCCGAGCGCGGCATCCACGTCCGGCTCGACCCGCGCCGGCTCGACGTCATCCTCGCCAACCTCATCGGCAACGCCCTCAAGCACGGCGGCTCGCCGGTGAAGGTGTCGGTGCGGATGGCGGACCACGAGGTCGTCATCGAGGTGCGCGACCACGGGCCCGGCATTCCCGAGGACGTCCTGCCGCACGTCTTCGACCGCTTCTACAAGGCGAGCGCCTCCCGCCCCCGCTCCGAGGGCAGCGGACTCGGCCTCTCCATCGCCCTGGAGAACGCCCACATCCACGGCGGCGAGATCACCGCCGCCAACTCCCCCGAGGGCGGCGCGGTGTTCACCCTGCGCCTGCCCAGGGACGCGTCGGAACTGGCGCGGGAGGGCGAGGAGAAGAAGAACTCATGAGCGTACGACGACTCCTCGCGCTGCCGGTGCTGGCCGCGCTGCTCACCGGGTGCGGCATCCGGGCCACCGAGGTGCCGACGGACTTCGGCCCGGCCCCGTCCCGGGTGGCCTGTTCCGCCTCCTCGCCGGACATCTCGACACAGTCCTCGCGCGGGCTGCCCGTGCAGGTGTTCCTGCTGTGCGGTTCGTCGCTGGTGGCCGTCGACCGGACGGTGAGCGTCGAGGACGGTACGCCGGACTCGCGGCGCCGGGTCCAGGTCGCGCAGGAGCTGCTCAACCAGCTCGCGGCGGCGCCCTCGACCGCCGAGCGGGAGGCCGGGTACACCACCACGGTCCGCGACGGCATGACGGTGAGCGGGCCGCGCCCCGACGACCCCGAGGACACCCTGAGGCTCAGCTTCCCGCCGGACGCGCTCATGGATTCCGCCCTCGCCCAGATCGTCTGCACGTTCTCCGACTCGGCGGCGGCCGAGGGCGACGGCTCGGTCATCCTCGGCGGCCCGGACAAGGCCCCGCTGCGCGGCTACGAGTGCACGGACGACGTCCGTGCCGACCCCAACCACGAGAAGCCCCCGTCGTCGGAGGTCACGGGCGGCTGACGGCAGGGCGAGCGGCGGCCGGTGTACCCCTGTGGCGCACGCCTCACCCAGGCGCATCGGGGTGTTCCGGAACCGATCGCGCCGAGCCCGGCGTCTAGGGGGGCGTGCAGCGTCAAGGCTTCATCGGCGGCAACGCCGCGATCCGTGTCCGTGCGGCAGGAGGCGTCCTCCTCGCCGCACACCTCGCGTTCGTCGCCTGGTTCACGCTGCGTCCGCTGGACGTGCCCTGGGTGATGCCGCCCAATGTGACGCCGTTCGCGGGGATCCGGGCCGACCTGGCGCTGGGGTGGCCCGAGGCGGCCCGCCGGATCACCGAGGGGCTGGCACTGCTGGCCCCGCTCGGTGTCCTGCTCCCGACGGTCCACGGCAGGCTGTGGACCTCGACGCTGGGCTCCCTGATCCGTACTGCTCTCGCGGGCGCCCTGGTCTCCCTGGGCATCCTGCTGCTCCAGACCGGCGTGCCCGGCCGGGTCCCGGACGTGGACTCCCTGCTGCTGAACACGGCCGGCGTCGTCCTCGCCCACGTCGCCGTCGTGCCCGTGTCCCGCTCCTGGCTGCGCCGCGCTCGGGCCGCCGTCCCCCAGGAGGAAGCGGCTCAGGGTCGGACCCCGACGTTTCCCAGGGTCGGGATCGCACCGTAGAGCGACGCTTTGCCCCCTTCGTCTCCGTAGCGTTGATGGCAGATGAGGCGACCGGAGAGACCGGACGAGAAGCCTCGGACCCGACGCTCACGAAGGAGCAGCTGATGAACCGCCTCGCCCGCCCCACCCACGGCCGCATGATCGGCGGAGTGTGCGCCGCGCTGGCTCGGCGCTTCGGCACCTCGGCGACCACGATGCGGGTGATCTTCCTGCTCTCGTGCCTGCTGCCCGGCCCGCAGTTCCTGCTCTACATAGCCCTGTGGATCCTGTTCCCGTCCGAGGGCAAGGCCGACCGGACGCAGGCCGCCTGGTAACCACCCCCGCACACAGACGCCGGTGGGGCGCACCCCTGGAAGCAACGGGGTGCGCCCCACCGGCGCGTGCGAGGAGCAAGGGGGTTCAGCCGAGCGGCAGGCCGTTCAGGCCGGTGCCGCTGCCGCCGGGCAGAACCTTGCCGACCGGCAGACCGCCGAGCAGGCCCGCGACCGGCGCGGTCGGACCGTCGGCGAGCACCTTCTGGGCGGCCGGCTGCACGGCGGACAGACCCGCGGCAACGGCCGGCTGAGCCTGCGACAGGGCCTCACCGGCACCGGGCAGCGCCTGGGAGACGTTCTCCGCCGGGAGCGTCTTGGTGACGGTGTCCAGGGCCTGGGAGGCGTCCGGGACGGCCGGGGCGGCGCTGGCGGCACCCGCACCGGCGGCGGCGAAGGCGGCACCGAGGGCGGCGACACCGAGGGTCTTGGCAGCAGACTGCTTCATGAAATTGCGTCCTCGAAATGGGATGACGGGGGTGTGAGCGGTCCACGACCGTAAACATGCCGGGCCACCCGCCGCAAACATCGAAATGCGGACGGATTGTGAATACCCGTCCGCATTCTGATGCGCGCAATATCCCCCGATCAGCCCTCTTCCCCTACAGAACCGCTGGTGGAAGCGGTCTGCTGGAACAGCCATTCGGACTTCAGCTCGGCATATCCGGGCTTGATGACGTCATTGATCATCGCCAGTCGTTCATCGAAAGGAATGAACGCTGATTTCATCGCATTGACGGAGAACCACTGCATGTCGTCGAGCGTGTAGCCGAACGCCCCGACCAGGTGCTCGAATTCCCGGCTCATGCTGGTGCCGGACATCAGCCGGTTGTCGGTGTTCACAGTGGCCCGGAAGTGCAGCCGCCGCAGCAGCCCGATGGGATGCTCGGCATAGGAGGCGGCGGCCCCGGTCTGGAGGTTGGAGCTCGGGCACAGCTCCAGCGGGATCCGCTTGTCGCGGACGTACGAGGCGAGCCGGCCGAGCTTCACACTCCCGTCGTCCCGCACCTCGATGTCGTCGATGATCCGCACCCCGTGCCCGAGCCGGTCGGCGCCGCACCACTGGAGCGCCTGCCAGATCGACGGCAGCCCGAAAGCCTCGCCGGCGTGGATGGTGAAGTGGTTGTTCTCCCGCTTGAGGTACTCGAAGGCGTCGAGGTGCCGGGTGGGCGGGAACCCGGCCTCGGCGCCCGCGATGTCGAAGCCGACGACGCCCAAGTCGCGGTAGCGGTTGGCGAGTTCGGCGATCTCCAGAGCGCGGGCGGCGTGCCGCATGGCGGTCAGGAGGGCGCCGACGCGGATGCGGTACCCGTCCTCCCGGGCCCGCCGCTCGCCTTCCCGGAAGCCCTCGTTGACCGCCTCGACGACCTCTTCGAGGGTCAGCCCCTTCTCCAGGTGCTGCTCGGGCGCGTACCGCACCTCGGCGTAGACGACACCGTCCGCGGCGAGGTCCTCGGCGCACTCGGCGGCGACCCGCACCAGCGCGTCCCGGGTCTGCATCACACCGACGGTGTGCGAGAAGGTCTCCAAGTACCGTTCCAGTGAACCGGAGTCGGCGGCCTCACGGAACCAGATGCCGAGCTTGTCGGCGTCGTGCTCGGGGAGCCCGCCGTACCCGGTCTCCCGGGCGAGCTCGACGATCGTGCCGGGACGCAGCCCGCCGTCGAGGTGATCGTGCAGCAGAACCTTGGGTGCCCGGCGGATCTGGTCCGAGCTCGGGGTCTTCCCCATCCGGTCAGTCTGGCTCGTCATTTCCGCACTCTAACTCCTACGCGCGTAGATCGCGCGATGTACAACACCGCTGATATGTAACGGTGACCGCCCCGACAGGTGGCGTACACCCTTGCTTCTGACACTGTTCTGTCATGGCACAGCATTCGACGCCGGTTCGCGCGGCCCGGCTGGGGCGGGCACCGGGTCCGGAACCGACGGCGGTGAGCGGGGTGGTGCTGCTGCTCCCCGGCGGCGAGGAGACCTCCGAACGCAGACCCTCCCCCATGCTGGCGAACGCCTCCGTCCGCGCCCTCGGCCGCCGGCTGACCCGCGCGGGCCGCGAGGACGGTCTGGCCACGCATGTCGTCCACTACCGCTTCCGCGGCTGGAACGGCTCGGAGGCCCATCTGGCGCAGGACGCGGCCTGGGCCGCGGACGAGGTCGTACGACGCTACGGCGATGTCTCCGTGTGCCTCGCCGGGGTCGGCATGGGCGGGCGGGCGGCGATCCACGCGGGCGGCCATGAAGCCGTCAACTCAGTGGTGGCGCTGGCTCCTTGGCTGCCGGAGGAGGATGTGGCCGCGTCCCTTGAACCGGTGAAGCAGCTCGTGGGGCGGCGGGTGCTGGTCGTGCACGGCACGCATGACGAACGTACGGACCCGGAGTTGTCGTTCCGCCTCGCGGCGCGGGCGAAGAAGGCGAACCGGGATGTGTGCCGGTTCGAAGTGCACGCCGATGGGCACGGGTTGCGGCAGTACCGGGACGAAGTGCTGGCGCTGGCCGAGGATTTCGTGATGGGGGCGCTGTTCGGGAGGCCGTTGTCGCGTCCCGTTGAGGATGCGTTGGCCGCTCCGCCGCCGTTGGGGTTGCGGATGCCGTTGGCTTCTGGGTTCGGGCGGTCTTTGCGGCGGTAGGTGCGAGCCGGTTCAGGTTGTGTTCGGGGTGCGGGTACGTGGGGGCTGGTCGCGCAGTTCCCCGCGCCCCTAGGTGGGTAGCAGATTCCCCCTTCTTGAGAGCAGGAACTTCTTGAAGGCGGCTACTGGGGGCGTGTCCGGGTGGCCGTCCAGCCATGCCACGCCGATTTCCCGTGCCGCCCTCGGAGCCGTGACCGTCAGTTCCGCCACCCCCGGGCGGGCCACCGCCGGCGGCGGGAGTAGCGCCACTCCCAGGCCCGCCGCCACCAGGCCCCTCAGCGTTTCCGCTTCCTCCCCCTCGAAGGCGACCCTTGGGCGGAAGCCCGCCTCCTTGCAGAGGTCGTCGGTGATTCTGCGGAGGCCATAGCCCGGCTCCAGGGTGACGAAGGTTTCGTCGGCGGCCTCGGCCAGGCGGACCCGCTTGCGCGAGGCCAGGGGGTGGTCGGCGGGCACCACCAGGCGGAGTTTCTGCTCGTCGAGGCGGCGGGCGACGAGGTCCGGGGCGTCGGGGACCGGGGAGGTGAGGCAGAGGTCCAGCTCGCCGGCCCTGAGCCGTTCGATCATCGCCTCGCCGTAGTTCTGGACGAGGCTGAAGCGGACGCGGGGGTGGTCGGCGCGGAAGGCGCGGATCAGGCCGGGGACCGTCTCCGAACCCATGGTGTGCAGGAAGCCGAAGGCGACCTTGCCGGTGGCCGGGTCCGCGTCGGCGCGGACCTCCTCGGCGGCGCGGTCGATCTCGGCGAGGGCGCGTTCGACGTGCTGGAGGAAGGCGCGGCCGGACGGGGTGAGGGAGACCGTGCGGCCGATGCGGGCGAACAGGTCGACGCCCAGGTCCTGTTCGAGGCGGACCATCGCGCGCGAGAGCGTGGACTGGGGGACGTTCATCTCCTGGGCGGCCCGGGTGACGTGCTCGGTGCGGGCGACCCCGGCGAAGTAGGCGAGCCGCGGGGCCAGCAGCAGCGACATCTCGGTCATGTCTTCTGTGTCACCGGACGGTGACAGACGGGGCTGTGAGCTGGGTTGATGCACCATGGGAACGATTATGGCGAGTTCATGCATTGGACGCATCAACGCAGGTGGTCGTAGCTTCGAGTCATGCCTGCCAGTACCGAGGCGTCCACCACCCGCGTGGGCGCCGACCCCGTCGTTCCTGTCGTCGACTCCCGTATGTCCCCGGGCGGCCCCGGCTACCGCCGGATGAGCTTCGCCCTCTTCCTCGCCGGTGTCGCGACCTTCGCCCTCCTCTACTCCACGCAGGCCCTGCTGCCGCTGATCTCCGACGAGTTCGGGGTGGCGGCGAGCGACGCCAGCT
This DNA window, taken from Streptomyces sp. NBC_00663, encodes the following:
- a CDS encoding VanZ family protein — encoded protein: MQRQGFIGGNAAIRVRAAGGVLLAAHLAFVAWFTLRPLDVPWVMPPNVTPFAGIRADLALGWPEAARRITEGLALLAPLGVLLPTVHGRLWTSTLGSLIRTALAGALVSLGILLLQTGVPGRVPDVDSLLLNTAGVVLAHVAVVPVSRSWLRRARAAVPQEEAAQGRTPTFPRVGIAP
- a CDS encoding PspC domain-containing protein: MNRLARPTHGRMIGGVCAALARRFGTSATTMRVIFLLSCLLPGPQFLLYIALWILFPSEGKADRTQAAW
- a CDS encoding ATP-binding protein; this translates as MKQSAAKTLGVAALGAAFAAAGAGAASAAPAVPDASQALDTVTKTLPAENVSQALPGAGEALSQAQPAVAAGLSAVQPAAQKVLADGPTAPVAGLLGGLPVGKVLPGGSGTGLNGLPLG
- a CDS encoding adenosine deaminase — translated: MTSQTDRMGKTPSSDQIRRAPKVLLHDHLDGGLRPGTIVELARETGYGGLPEHDADKLGIWFREAADSGSLERYLETFSHTVGVMQTRDALVRVAAECAEDLAADGVVYAEVRYAPEQHLEKGLTLEEVVEAVNEGFREGERRAREDGYRIRVGALLTAMRHAARALEIAELANRYRDLGVVGFDIAGAEAGFPPTRHLDAFEYLKRENNHFTIHAGEAFGLPSIWQALQWCGADRLGHGVRIIDDIEVRDDGSVKLGRLASYVRDKRIPLELCPSSNLQTGAAASYAEHPIGLLRRLHFRATVNTDNRLMSGTSMSREFEHLVGAFGYTLDDMQWFSVNAMKSAFIPFDERLAMINDVIKPGYAELKSEWLFQQTASTSGSVGEEG
- a CDS encoding prolyl oligopeptidase family serine peptidase, which translates into the protein MAQHSTPVRAARLGRAPGPEPTAVSGVVLLLPGGEETSERRPSPMLANASVRALGRRLTRAGREDGLATHVVHYRFRGWNGSEAHLAQDAAWAADEVVRRYGDVSVCLAGVGMGGRAAIHAGGHEAVNSVVALAPWLPEEDVAASLEPVKQLVGRRVLVVHGTHDERTDPELSFRLAARAKKANRDVCRFEVHADGHGLRQYRDEVLALAEDFVMGALFGRPLSRPVEDALAAPPPLGLRMPLASGFGRSLRR
- a CDS encoding LysR family transcriptional regulator — its product is MVHQPSSQPRLSPSGDTEDMTEMSLLLAPRLAYFAGVARTEHVTRAAQEMNVPQSTLSRAMVRLEQDLGVDLFARIGRTVSLTPSGRAFLQHVERALAEIDRAAEEVRADADPATGKVAFGFLHTMGSETVPGLIRAFRADHPRVRFSLVQNYGEAMIERLRAGELDLCLTSPVPDAPDLVARRLDEQKLRLVVPADHPLASRKRVRLAEAADETFVTLEPGYGLRRITDDLCKEAGFRPRVAFEGEEAETLRGLVAAGLGVALLPPPAVARPGVAELTVTAPRAAREIGVAWLDGHPDTPPVAAFKKFLLSRRGNLLPT